From one Lycium ferocissimum isolate CSIRO_LF1 chromosome 5, AGI_CSIRO_Lferr_CH_V1, whole genome shotgun sequence genomic stretch:
- the LOC132055826 gene encoding 4-hydroxybenzoate geranyltransferase 2, with amino-acid sequence MALYRRLSQTRHVFHRHCITALYPSAHLTNPSPIALHSHLINSPFQFSSSNDDHYTHTLNSIKSFTFYSPHSSRIELSGFHFSTLANSEEKKKKKNEQQKAKPSWIDTYLPQRIRPYAHLARLDKPIGTWLLAWPCMWSIALAAPPGSLPDVKMMTLFGCGAFLLRGAGCTVNDLLDRDIDTKVERTRSRPVASGVLTPFQGLTFLGFQLLLGLGILLQLNNYSRILGASSLLLVFSYPLMKRFTFWPQAYLGLTFNWGALLGWAAIRGSIDPSVVLPLYVSGAFWTLVYDTIYAHQDKEDDLKVGVKSTALRFGDSTKEWISGFGLACISSLALSGVNANIGWPYYAFLTAASGQLAWQIWTVDLSSRADCNRKFVSNKWFGAFIFGGILSGKLL; translated from the exons ATGGCACTGTATCGCCGCCTTTCTCAGACTCGCCATGTCTTCCATCGTCACTGTATCACTGCTCTTTACCCCTCCGCCCACCTAACTAACCCTAGCCCCATTGCTCTTCATTCTCATTTAATCAACAGCCCCTTTCAATTCTCTTCATCTAATGATGATCATTACACTCACACCCTTAATTCTATAAAATCATTCACATTTTACTCCCCACATTCTTCAAGAATTGAACTTTCAGGGTTTCACTTTTCAACCTTAGCTAATtcagaagaaaagaagaagaagaagaatgagcAACAAAAGGCAAAGCCTTCTTGGATTGATACTTATTTGCCTCAAAGAATTAGACCCTATGCACATCTTGCCCGACTTGATAAGCCTATTGGCACTTGGTTACTTGCTTGGCCTTGCATGTG GTCGATTGCTTTGGCTGCTCCACCAGGGAGCCTACCTGATGTGAAGATGATGACATTATTTGGTTGCGGGGCTTTTCTTTTGCGAGGTGCTGGATGTACAGTTAATGATCTTCTTGATCGCGATATTGATACTAAG GTGGAAAGAACAAGGTCGAGGCCAGTCGCTAGTGGTGTCTTGACACCCTTTCAGGGGCTCACTTTTCTTGGGTTCCAATTGCTACTAGGTCTTGGGATTCTTTTGCAATTAAACAATTATAG CCGCATTTTGGGAGCTTCTTCCTTGTTGCTGGTCTTCTCATACCCCCTCATGAAGAGGTTTACATTTTGG CCTCAAGCCTATCTTGGTCTAACTTTCAACTGGGGAGCTTTGTTAGGTTGGGCTGCTATTAGAGGAAGTATTGATCCTTCAGTTGTGCTTCCACTATATGTCTCGGGTGCGTTTTGGACGCTTGTATATGACACAATATATGCACATCAG GATAAAGAAGATGATCTCAAAGTGGGTGTCAAATCTACAGCCTTGAGATTTGGAGATTCCACAAAAGAATGGATCAGtgggtttggattagcttgcaTCAGCAGTCTTGCTCTTTCTGGAGTTAATGCCAATATTG GATGGCCATACTATGCCTTTTTGACAGCTGCTTCTGGCCAATTGGCTTGGCAAATTTGGACTGTTGACCTATCATCTCGTGCTGATTGCAACAGAAA ATTTGTTTCCAACAAATGGTTTGGTGCGTTTATCTTTGGGGGGATTCTATCTGGAAAACTATTGTGA
- the LOC132055828 gene encoding CASP-like protein 4A3, protein MEKSNSISNSNSNHSNHHYPNFHKQKSHRSMSEDSFHSPLRSPFPFDEPGNNHRPTTTTTTTKSLSSKGSIVSVDYSPRRDPHTPKPENTNKDQLYFNRVAVREDVVATTKVRTPVRGGADVESGEESSPVRTGRTKRELMLTKAGLGFRVCEFALCLISFSVMAADKTQGWSGDSFDRYTEYRYCVAVNIIGFVYSGFQAFDLIYNLASRKHFLSHHTRYHFDFLMDQILAYLIMSASSSAATRAYDWISNWGKDEFTEMASASIGVSFLAFIAFAFSSHISGYNLCNRNAVVTQQ, encoded by the exons ATGGAGAAATCGAATTCCatttccaactccaactccaatcACAGCAATCATCACTACCCGAATTTCCATAAACAAAAAAGCCACAGATCAATGTCTGAGGACTCATTCCACTCCCCTCTCCGCTCACCTTTTCCTTTCGATGAACCTGGCAATAATCACcgcccaacaacaacaacaacaacaaccaagtcTCTCTCTTCAAAGGGCTCCATTGTTTCAGTCGACTACTCACCACGTAGAGATCCACATACTCCCAAACCGGAAAACACAAACAAAGATCAGCTGTATTTTAATAGGGTGGCTGTTAGGGAGGATGTAGTAGCTACTACTAAGGTGCGAACACCGGTTCGTGGTGGTGCTGACGTGGAAAGTGGTGAGGAGAGCTCGCCTGTGAGGACTGGGCGTACGAAGAGGGAATTGATGTTGACTAAGGCGGGCctagggtttagggtttgtGAGTTTGCTTTGTGCTTGATTTCGTTCTCTGTTATGGCGGCTGATAAAACTCAAGGTTGGAGTGGTGACTCTTTTGATCGATACACCGAGTACAG GTATTGCGTTGCTGTTAATATTATTGGATTTGTGTATTCTGGATTTCAAGCGTTTGATCTAATTTACAATCTGGCAAGTCGGAAACACTTTCTCTCTCACCACACTCGATATCATTTTGATTTCTTAATGGATCAG ATATTGGCTTATCTGATTATGTCTGCATCTTCTTCAGCTGCAACGAGGGCATATGACTGGATATCAAATTGGGGAAAAGATGAGTTTACAGAGATGGCATCTGCATCTATAGGGGTGTCTTTCCTGGCTTTTATAGCCTTTGCCTTTAGCTCTCATATTTCTGGTTACAACCTCTGTAACCGAAATGCCGTTGTGACCCAGCAATGA